Proteins found in one Aspergillus puulaauensis MK2 DNA, chromosome 8, nearly complete sequence genomic segment:
- a CDS encoding magnesium transporter CorA family protein (COG:P;~EggNog:ENOG410Q1TS;~InterPro:IPR044089,IPR002523;~PFAM:PF01544;~TransMembrane:2 (i318-341o353-374i);~go_component: GO:0016020 - membrane [Evidence IEA];~go_function: GO:0015095 - magnesium ion transmembrane transporter activity [Evidence IEA];~go_function: GO:0046873 - metal ion transmembrane transporter activity [Evidence IEA];~go_process: GO:0030001 - metal ion transport [Evidence IEA];~go_process: GO:0055085 - transmembrane transport [Evidence IEA];~go_process: GO:1903830 - magnesium ion transmembrane transport [Evidence IEA]), with the protein MKAFKLPWRVGPSSAKDALSISEKEHQDYLPTAPTHFNFFSSQLDSCVEASTIDGLKALYNPLCPLLEDGTYPGLWWLDVTAPSEDDIETLSRIFNLHPLTTEDIKIRENREKIEAFGPYYFLSLRPALQVETHEGAQTSTVNVYAVVFRNGVLSFSMGDNPHVGHVRNRIKEHQSHMSLTSDWICYALIDDIVDGFAPFINQVESGVETMEDSVSITRPDDIGLALQQIYKCRKEVLHIRQLLNDKTDVLRCFARHCEAFGASSSQVTLYLSDIQDHVLTMVANLDAAEQMLSRGQSKYLSQLSFDSTRMRNQIMHALSRLSMIAGIIVPCQFVTGLFGMNVTVPGEDKNTLAGWFSILGIILALILLFLSIARKLRLL; encoded by the exons ATGAAGGCCTTCAAGCTGCCCTGGAGGGTCGGCCCCAGCTCGGCGAAGGACGCCCTATCCATAAGTGAGAAAGAACACCAGGACTACCTGCCCACGGCACCCACtcacttcaacttcttctcctcgcAACTGGATTCCTGCGTGGAAGCCTCGACCATCGATGGCCTGAAAGCACTCTACAACCCACTTTGCCCCTTGCTGGAGGATGGAACATACCCTGGACTGTGGTGGTTGGACGTAACGGCGCCCTCGGAAGACGATATCGAGACACTCTCGCGCATCTTTAACCTCCATCCGCTCACAACGGAGGACATCAAAATTCGGGAGAACCGTGAGAAGATCGAAGCCTTCGGTCCGTACTACTTCTTGTCCCTCCGACCAGCTCTCCAGGTCGAGACCCACGAGGGAGCACAAACATCTACTGTCAACGTCTATGCTGTCGTGTTCCGCAATGGGGTGCTCAGTTTCTCAATGGGGGACAATCCCCATGTGGGCCATGTCCGAAACCGTATCAAAGAACATCAGAGTCACATGTCGCTGACCAGTGACTGGATCTGCTATGCACTTAT CGACGACATTGTCGACGGTTTCGCCCCTTTTATCAACCAGGTAGAGAGCGGAGTGGAAACGATGGAAGACAGTGTTTCCATCACCCGGCCGGACGACATTGGTTTGGCTCTTCAACAAATCTACAAATGCCGGAAAGAGGTTCTGCACATCCGACAATTGCTGAATGACAAGACGGACGTGCTTCGGTGCTTCGCCCGCCACTGCGAGGCCTTTGgcgcctcctcgtcgcagGTGACACTATATCTCAGCGACATCCAGGATCACGTCCTGACTATGGTAGCGAACTTGGATGCAGCGGAGCAAATGCTGTCGCGTGGCCAGTCCAAGTATCTAAGCCAACTATCCTTTGACTCCACCCGGATGCGCAACCAGATAATGCACGCGCTGAGTCGGCTGAGTATGATTGCGGGAATCATCGTTCCTTGCCAGTTCGTGACCGGTCTCTTTGGCATGAACGTGACTGTTCCAGGGGAGGATAAGAATACATTAGCCGGATGGTTTAGTATTCTTGGAATAATCCTCGCGCTGATTCTGCTCTTTCTTTCTATCGCTCGAAAACTACGCCTTCTCTAA